From the genome of Medicago truncatula cultivar Jemalong A17 chromosome 2, MtrunA17r5.0-ANR, whole genome shotgun sequence:
TGACACAAGTTGTAAAATTTTTGATcaatcaaaaaatatttcaaaatacaaGATTTACAAAATTTACCTCAATTAGAGCAACCCAAACTGGTTCTTCCGCATCCCATAACTGTGTagttgaattccaagaaaaccCACTCATACCACCTTTAAAAATTTCGTGATACTCACTGTAGTTTCTTTTCAAAGTTTTCCAACGATTTTGTATCTTCACCTTATCAATTTGGTCACCAAACAATCTCACGAGTTCATCTGTAACATTGTTATATGCTATTGACGTAAAGGTACCGTTAACTTTGTTACCGTTTTCAAATTCTTGCATGAGAGCATCAACAAGAGCATCATCCATGGCTTTATTCCAGGTCAAAGACCCAGAATTACCATTGTTGGTTGACAATTGCTTTTTCGATgtcataatctataaaaatggTCAATTATAACATAACtacattaataaatataattaacatgaaGTTTCAATATCATTCACTTGACATCAATTTCAAATATACATTTAGtccaaacacacacatatataaaaaacaccataatttaataaattcagTACTACTTCATCAAAGAAAAACCTaactcaaaataataatataaattgcaATGTAATCCATTTAGGTTTGAccattattttcataatttgacCACATTTGATGCGCTGCACCATTTTTTATAATTCCACCTTGAACAAATTCATCCATATCACTTCTTGATGCCTCATGATTGTCATGGGATACATTTTGATTTGCAAGTTCGGCATCTACTTCAGCTATAAGGTCTTCATTTGGTTCTGCGCTCATTAGATAATTGTGAAGAATGCAACATGCAAAAATGATTAATTTCTGAGCTTTGACTCCATAAGCGGGTTCTGTTGAATTTGATAAAatctcaaatcttttttttaatacaccaAAGGCTCTTTCAATTGCATTTCGTAAAGACGCATGCCGAAGATTAAACAATTCTTTATAATTTAGGGGTGGATTTCTTGCCGAAAATTCTTTCAAGTGATACCGAACTCCTCTATAAGGCGTAATAAGTCCACTTGTCAACATGAAACCAGCATCAACTAGATAATATTTTCCTATAGTAAAGGTAAATAATAAATGTGATAGTTTGaagtatataatataagtaGTTATAACTTTATGTTGATTCTTATATTACCTTGAGGAATTTTAAGTTTATCTTCTCGTGTTAATGCATTCTTTATTATTCTTGAGTCAAAGGCGGAGCCTTCCCATCCCGCAAGCACATACGTGAACTTTAAATCAAAAGTGCACGCTGCTAAAACATTTTGTGTTGGATACTCTTTCCTACCACGATAATGAGGGGCGTCTTTTGCAGATACCTTGACTCGTATATGTGTTCCATCTATAGCACCAACACAATCCTGACACAATAtagtatttttctatcaatatatatatatatatatatatatatatatatatatatataatttattcaagtcttgctaatattttattaatataaaaatgtaCCTTAAAATATGGGTAGAATCTAGTGCTACTAGAAATTTCCAAGGGGATCGTTGATCCATCAGGTTGTACAATAAACTTTTCTTCCAATTCAAGAATAGCTTTCAAAACTTGATGGAGATGACGGCTAATTGTCTCACCCGAACGACGAAACCAAAAGTTGACTTCACGATTTTTAGCATTATGGGTTAGTATGTAAAGTGATTTTGCAACTTGTTCTTCCACACTTGACCATCTTGTAGGTTGTAAGCCCCCTTCTCTTTCTAACATATCGCATAACTTTAAAAAAGTTTGAGGACCCATTCTTATTATATTTCTACTAGTTTCACTATTTTTAAGTCGATACATTACTTCTTCACGCACCCTTTCTCTCTGAGAGCTCATactataacttatttttttttatttacgaGAGATTCGAATATAACAAAAGACAACAGCACACATAAGCTGagctgtcataccccaaattttgacctaaggttccactgacacacgtctccgaactcggaccagactcacatttcagtgaaaaattcggcagggaggtattttgaaatacctcataaaattccgaatcgggccctcttctctcagtctaaaatttatttccatcttttaaatttttattttaactttagtctaaatttagattaaatttcttttattcccattttaaattttcctttttatcctttttaaaactaaaaatatagacattatccttttattattaatttttctttttattaaatcccAAAATTGTCCAAAGTCCCAAAAATGTCCATGAGTCCCAAGAACAGTCCAGGTTCATGCGTAACAAATCACAAAccatcatcctcatcctcatccagGCTGTTACACGCCTATCTCCGTCTCAATCTCCTAAAATCTGCAATTTTTGTAACGAATCCTTGTCCCCAAACAGCACTATAAATACATAACCTGCataacaaagaaaacaacaacagAACACGGGAACAACAAAAAACAGAGGCATCGCACGGAACCGCAGTACGGCAATACAACAAACACATCGCACAGAACCGCGACACCAACAACACGGCAACACAACAGAAACCAGAGAAGCACGCACAGAAACGGAAACACGGCCGCGcgcaacacaacacacacacgcAAACACAGAGGCGCGCACGCACAAAAGGGAACCGCGCAACACAACACACGCGCACACACACAGGAGCGACACGCCCCCAAGCACGCAGCAGCGCAAGCCAGCACCACAACAAAACCGGatctacaaaaaaaacaaaaaaaggtatagatttctttctttttttttagatctagGCGTTTGGGTAAAGGTTTTGGGAATTTGAAGGCTAAAGGTGAACAGAGGGAGggaagtagaagagaaagagcgaaaaaaaaaataaaaaagggagCTTTTTAGCTCCGGCAcggcggcgcagccgcgatggctcgccggccaccgcgccggaattcCCCCGGCCACCCATCTCCAACcggagaaaaagagagagaacagagagtttagagagagaaggagaagaagagagagaaggaggggaaggaaatgaagaaatttagggtttacaacccttatatacTCTTCAAACCGGGTCGCCCATGACCCATAACCCGCGACCCGGTTCGTTTACTTAAagcccaattctttttttttttttttgctttctgcacacccctgcTTACTATTGCAccccaccttgtgtttggacccttttttttattttttttattccttttcgtatttgtttatttatttttagcattttaatttttattgcagaccttagaatgtaaataggctttttatgtaatagtcatagattttatatttctaacttagggtagccgcgtttttattctttatgctccgttagtttatatattcaaaaatcacaaaacatgcaaataaccaaaaatcacaaaaaacatttttcataataaaccttgatcctaaatcaagcgatcgtcctttttttcattttattttcttaatcaaatatcaatcaatttaatcatacttcgagttatcttttcttaaaataaaaaacacaaacaaattcttatttgccacttggcttttatctttaaaacctttctcaaaaaaactaataaaaaacacaaaaccaatcaaacgtcgttttctaccccgaactacgaggttttgatccctcacgggtacgtaggcagaggaccatgtccttccaaacaataaaaaatgtagataaattaggtctcactttctttttcttttaatcatcacattaacttctttttcaaaagcaagcaagttatagcacattaaattaaataaaaccaagaggttcccgtagagtactacggacataaagggtgctaacaccttccctttatgtaactaacccccgaaccctaaatcttttcaaataggggtagtttgaacttttttccccttttcttaataaaattaaatgttcagtcgtgaaataaattagtgagtcaaaagctaatcaaatagccttgatctccaaaaaatgacgcgacagaaatggcgacttcactggggacccccctaagagggttgagcctaacttggctttatttaattctttgtgctataacttgcttaaaacaaaaaaaacaaaaaaataaagatggaaataaattgtatatatcttttatcttctctctttcttcctttctttttaaatatgagtggtgagataaagccctacacccgggcttgagagaaacataagataggacggtggtataaccaaagtgcctttccgagagtcaagtctcgtgtttaggttcatgtggtacaaccccactcaatggaggaATCTTGAAAGTAATCTATGTTGGCATGaatagtcgtgttggcattatattttcaagtgaccgtcgaagttgaggacctttagttacccttaacccatcttggcctttttaggacgtagtgcggtggctaatcaagagtagtcttgaattagttgatacgcgatactacactcaaatgaaACTTTCCTACGGATAttattggatcaagagtagTCAAGAATTAGTTGATGACTTTGGGAACTGgatagaacccgtgatacagatacaaatgaaaccatagtccttaccaaatagGGGTTATTACCTTTAAACTCCAACATGATGAGCTTAACCTACgcataaccatgcatacatgcattcattcataatttttatcttttttttcatcaaaaaatatcGAAGGGCTTATacttgtttttgtaa
Proteins encoded in this window:
- the LOC120578295 gene encoding uncharacterized protein — protein: MSSQRERVREEVMYRLKNSETSRNIIRMGPQTFLKLCDMLEREGGLQPTRWSSVEEQVAKSLYILTHNAKNREVNFWFRRSGETISRHLHQVLKAILELEEKFIVQPDGSTIPLEISSSTRFYPYFKDCVGAIDGTHIRVKVSAKDAPHYRGRKEYPTQNVLAACTFDLKFTYVLAGWEGSAFDSRIIKNALTREDKLKIPQGKYYLVDAGFMLTSGLITPYRGVRYHLKEFSARNPPLNYKELFNLRHASLRNAIERAFGVLKKRFEILSNSTEPAYGVKAQKLIIFACCILHNYLMSAEPNEDLIAEVDAELANQNVSHDNHEASRSDMDEFVQGGIIKNGAAHQMWSNYENNGQT